The Sulfuricurvum sp. IAE1 DNA segment TTCGGCTGTCTCCGATATTGGCCGTAATCGTCACCAGTTTGGAACGGTTCAGAAACTCGAAGGCCGCTTCTTTGCTCCCGAAATCAAGGGTAAGCAGCGTTCCGCATCCGTTCGCGAACTGACTCCGGTAACGCTCATGGTGCGGGTGATGCGCCAGCGAAGGGTGGTTTACTTTGAATCCTTTGGCATCGAGCTCTCCGGCCACCCTTTCCACCGATGAAACGATTCGATCCAGGCGTAAAGGCAGTGTCTCCAGCCCAAGCATGGTTAAATAGCTCCCAAACCCGTTCGCACTCATCCCGAAATCGCGAAGGGCTCGTTTTTTCGCATTGGCGACGAGCGCCATCGATCCCATTTTCTGGATAAAAGGGTGTACGTCGCGGTAACGGGGGGTCTTAAATTTGTCATCCCCCTCGGCGATCGCGCGGAAAACCACTGCCCCGCCCAATGCCGAAGCGTTCCCGGTGATGATTTTCGTCGTCGAATATACGACGATATCCGCCCCCAACGCCAACGGTGCGATACTAAGGGGAGTGATCGTATTATCGACGATCAATGCAACGCCGTGACGATCGGCGATACCGGCGATGCGTTTGATATCGGGGAGGCGCATATTGGGGTTCCCCACGCTTTCGAGAAAGATAATTTTGGTCGCCGTATTGACCGCTTCGTCGATTGCATCGAACGCATCCACGTCAAAAAAACGGGTTTTGATCCCGAAACGTTCCAACGTCTCCGAAAAATACGAATAGGTCCCGCCGAAAAGCCCGCCGACACTGATGATCTCGTCCCCGGCACGCAGCAGACTCAAGGTTGCCATCGCGGTTGCGCCCATCCCAGAAGAAGCAGCTACCGCGCCCACTCCGCCGTCCATCGACGCGAGGATCTGCTCGAGCTGTGCCGACGTAGGGTTTCCGACCCTTGCATAGAGGGGCTTTTTAACCGATCCGTCAAATATTCCCTCCCCCATCTCGCTGTTGCCGTAGCCGAACGATGCGGAATTGACCATGACGGGACTGATAGCTCCCTCTTTTTTCCCGGTCTGCTGTACAAACCGCGTCGTAAATTCTTCAAAACGCATAATGATCTCATCCTTACGGCGCACTAGCCGTCTTTTATCAATTTTATATTACAATTTCGGCAATTATAACGAAAAAGAAATTGCATTGGCCAAACGAATCTTTGTTACCGCCACCAATACCGACATCGGCAAAACCTACACCACCCGGCTTTTAATCGATGCCTACAGCCGTATGGGCCTTCGCGTCGGGGTATTCAAGCCGATCGAAACCGGCGTGTCGGATATTCCCCAAGACGGCAAGGCGCTTTGGGAAGCGGCATGCCTCCACAATCCGGCACTTCGTTCCTTAAGCCTCGAAGAGATTGTTCCGATCCGATTTCCTCTCCCGGCCGCTCCCTACGTTGCCGGCGGCGCACATCCGATCCCGATGGAACGGCTTGACGCCGCATTGGAAAAAATCGAATCCCTCTGTGACGTCGTTCTCATCGAAGGGGCGGGGGGATTGTTCGTCCCGATCGACCGTGAGACGATGATGATCGACCTGCCGCGCCGGTTCGGGGCCGTCACCTTCTTGGTGACCCACTGCCGACTCGGATGCATCAACGACACCCTGCTCAATCTCAAAGCACTCGAAGACACCCGCCTTTCTTACGTTTGGGGATTCAACTGCCGTGATGAAGATCGTTCGTTTGAACAAACATCGCTTCCCTACTTTGCCGATCATTTTGAAAATCTTTACGTCATCGACCGCGACATCGATGCGATAGCCCGCACACTTTTGGATACAATTGCATAAGCCAAAGAGGAGAAAGCATGCGCCATTTGATACGAACCGACGATTTTTCTACCGAACAGATCGAATCCGTCCTGCACAACGCGGAACACTATCTGGGAGGGCGGTTCGATCCGATCCTGCGTGAGAAAATCATCATCACCCTCTTTTTTGAAAACTCTACGCGAACCAAAAGTTCTTTCGAAATAGCCGCCAAACGGTTGGGTGCGGAAGTGGTCCACCTCGACGTCCAGAAAAGTTCAACGAAAAAAGGGGAAACCCTCGTCGATACCGCTATGAACCTCGATGCTATGGGCCCTCATGCTATGATCGTTCGCCATGCGCACGCCGGAGTTCCCAATATCCTTGCGCAGCACACCAAAGCTTCCATCATCAATGCCGGCGACGGCGCACATGCCCATCCTACGCAGGCGCTGCTTGACCTCTTTACCCTGAGACGTCATTTTGGAAATCTAAAGGGGAAAAAGATCGCCATCGTCGGCGATATCAAAAATTCACGCGTTGCCAACAGCAACATCGAGTTACTTACGCGGTTTGGCATGGAGATCACGCTGGTCGCACCGCCGCACTTTCTACCAGAGACAAAATTGCATGCCACTCACGACCTCCGGGAAGTTATCGGTAGCGTCGACGCGATCATGAGCCTGCGTACGCAGACCGAGCGCCATTCTCACCAAACGTACGGATCGCTCAAGGATTATGCCAGCGACTTTTGCATTACCCAAGAGCTGATCGGCGAACGTGATATTATTCTCCTCCATCCAGGGCCGGTCCATCGTAACATCGATATCGACGACGCTATGCTTAAAGATCCGCGCTGCAAAGTCCTTGAACAGGTAAAAAACGGTGTTGCAATCCGCATGGCCGTACTCAAGGCGCTCATAGCCTGATGTATGAACGCTTCACGCAGCTTGTTGCGCAGGGCATCCCCGTTTTTTTCCTTACCGATTTCAAAGGGGAACGGCTAAGCTGTTACCCGCTTGACCGGCTCGCCGAACACGATATCGAATTTAGTTTTTCCCCTTCTGCGGCCCCAGCCGGAAATACACCGCATAAGCCAATATTTTACCCCGTTTCGAAAGAAGAATACAAAATGCGGTTTGAACGGGTTCTCGAACAGATTCGCTCCGGCAATACCTATCTTCTCAATCTCACCCAGCCCACTAAAATCGTGACGCCCCATTCGTTGAAATCGATCTACGCTATGGCACACGCCCCCTACAAGATGCGCTTTGGCGATAGCTTCGTCTGTTTTTCTCCCGAACCGTTTGTAACAATCGATGAAACTTCACGCATCCATACCTTCCCGATGAAAGGAACCATCGATGCTGCGGCACCGAATGCCGTGGAATCGATACTCAACGATCCGAAAGAAACGGCCGAACACACAATGATCGTGGATCTGCTGCGCAATGACATAGGCATCGTAGCGCGCAATGTCAAAGTG contains these protein-coding regions:
- a CDS encoding aminotransferase class I/II-fold pyridoxal phosphate-dependent enzyme is translated as MRFEEFTTRFVQQTGKKEGAISPVMVNSASFGYGNSEMGEGIFDGSVKKPLYARVGNPTSAQLEQILASMDGGVGAVAASSGMGATAMATLSLLRAGDEIISVGGLFGGTYSYFSETLERFGIKTRFFDVDAFDAIDEAVNTATKIIFLESVGNPNMRLPDIKRIAGIADRHGVALIVDNTITPLSIAPLALGADIVVYSTTKIITGNASALGGAVVFRAIAEGDDKFKTPRYRDVHPFIQKMGSMALVANAKKRALRDFGMSANGFGSYLTMLGLETLPLRLDRIVSSVERVAGELDAKGFKVNHPSLAHHPHHERYRSQFANGCGTLLTLDFGSKEAAFEFLNRSKLVTITANIGDSRTLGLHMASTIYRDFDEPTREFLGITPGLVRISIGLESPEAILDDFVHAANFQK
- the bioD gene encoding dethiobiotin synthase, producing MAKRIFVTATNTDIGKTYTTRLLIDAYSRMGLRVGVFKPIETGVSDIPQDGKALWEAACLHNPALRSLSLEEIVPIRFPLPAAPYVAGGAHPIPMERLDAALEKIESLCDVVLIEGAGGLFVPIDRETMMIDLPRRFGAVTFLVTHCRLGCINDTLLNLKALEDTRLSYVWGFNCRDEDRSFEQTSLPYFADHFENLYVIDRDIDAIARTLLDTIA
- a CDS encoding aspartate carbamoyltransferase catalytic subunit, translated to MRHLIRTDDFSTEQIESVLHNAEHYLGGRFDPILREKIIITLFFENSTRTKSSFEIAAKRLGAEVVHLDVQKSSTKKGETLVDTAMNLDAMGPHAMIVRHAHAGVPNILAQHTKASIINAGDGAHAHPTQALLDLFTLRRHFGNLKGKKIAIVGDIKNSRVANSNIELLTRFGMEITLVAPPHFLPETKLHATHDLREVIGSVDAIMSLRTQTERHSHQTYGSLKDYASDFCITQELIGERDIILLHPGPVHRNIDIDDAMLKDPRCKVLEQVKNGVAIRMAVLKALIA
- a CDS encoding aminodeoxychorismate synthase component I, whose amino-acid sequence is MYERFTQLVAQGIPVFFLTDFKGERLSCYPLDRLAEHDIEFSFSPSAAPAGNTPHKPIFYPVSKEEYKMRFERVLEQIRSGNTYLLNLTQPTKIVTPHSLKSIYAMAHAPYKMRFGDSFVCFSPEPFVTIDETSRIHTFPMKGTIDAAAPNAVESILNDPKETAEHTMIVDLLRNDIGIVARNVKVEKFRYITTINTGNKRLHQVSSHISGQLDQNWKNDAGKILRALLPAGSISGTPKKKTVEIIEETEGYERGYFTGVFGYFDGEKLYSAVTIRYIERDRHGELFYKSGGGITAESNWQSEYDEMIDKIYIP